A segment of the Labrus bergylta chromosome 11, fLabBer1.1, whole genome shotgun sequence genome:
GAGCTTTGCCATGTCGGCTGTGGTGAGTCTAGTTTTTTAAGCCTCGGTATTGTTactcagaaaaaacaaaaggggCCTCGTACAAAGCCCTGAGGAACACCCTTGTTtcattaaggtttttttttttttttactttacaaagCCTTCTTATCGCtgattcacattttattttctgtgttctgtgtgtcaGATCACAGACGGAGTGAAGCCCACTCTGTCCGAGCTGGAGAAGTTTGAAGACCAGCCTGAAGGAATCGACCTGGAGGTGGTCACTGAGTCAGGTACGATGACCCTGTAATCGTCTTTCGGGTTAGAAAAAGGTTATTTTCAGACTGAAGACGAGCACGTCAGGGGGACTGGAATATCCCATCCCATCGCCTGTGAAGTTCCTCCTGctaatacaaaatgtttttgtgtgtgtgtgtgtgtgtttgcgcagGTAAGGAGCGTGAACACAACCTGCAGGCCGGAGACAACGTGGAGGTGTGTGAGGGAGAGTTGATCAACCTGCAGGGAAAAATCCTCAGTGTGGACGGAAACAAGATCACCATCATGCCCAAACACGAAGACCTGAAGGTGAAGGACGCACAcgttcacacacgcacacgttcacacacacacagcttgtctCTACATAAGTACACCTAAACTGGTCCTCACAAGCATAGCAATACAccaaaaagagcagaaacaaaGCCTCTATTAACGAGCTGAGACTTCCCCGTGCATCAACAAACTCCTCAGACCGTCTTAAGAtcgtgtgttttgtgtgtgtgttctctcagGACCCTCTGGAGTTCCCGGCTCACGAGTTGAGAAAATACTTCCGCATGGGCGACCACGTGAAGGTGATCGCCGGGCGCTACGAGGGAGACACGGGCCTCATCGTCAGAGTGGAGGAGAACTTTGTCATCCTGTTCTCCGACCTCACAATGCACGAGGTACAAGCTCCGCCCGCATTCTGCATcctttctaatggccagcagggggcgactacACTTAGTTGCATTAAGACGTCTGCGTGTATAGAAGTCAAAGAAAAGATGATTaatcatctctttgttttttttccccgtgtGCAGTTGAAGGTGTTGCCCAGAGACCTGCAGCTCTGCTCGGAGACAGCGTCCGGCGTCGACGCAGGAGGGCAGCATGAGTGGGGGGAGCTGGTCCAGCTGGACCCCCAGACTGTGGGAGTCATCGTCAGACTGGAGAGGGAGACGTTTCAGGTAATAGTCTGATCCGGGGACAAATGAGACATCTTACCTGCAGCCTCTGCACAGCGAACATCAAACAGTGTCGGTAGATTAGACATTTAGAatatctttaaaacaaatcaaatcttaATGAACACctgctgtctctgtcaggtgctCAACATGCACGGGAAGGTTATGACGGTTCGGCACCAGGCGGTGAACCGCAGGAAGGACAACCGCTTCGCTGTGGCGCTGGACTCAGAGCAGAACAACATCCACGTCAAGGACATCGTCAAGGTCATCGACGGGCCGCACTCTGTAAGGAACcgttttaatcattttctggaAAACTTTTAATCCGTACGTTAACGTCGGCTACGTCGACTTGAGCAGAGATTTAATCAACACATTCAAGTTATATCCCccgtgtgtttttgttttcagggcCGTGAAGGTGAGATCCGTCACCTGTTCCGAGGCTTCGCCTTCCTGCACTGTAAGAAGCTGGTGGAGAACGGAGGCATGTTCGTGTGTAAGACGAGGCACCTGGTGTTAGCTGGAGGATCCAAGGTCAGCACTGCACGGGCTCATATTGATCACAGGGTTTGTCTCAGGAAGTcaagaaaacaaacttaaagAGACGCAGCTGACAGATCATTTAGGGTTCTCTGAATGTCGCTCAATtcaagtacttttttttttttttaagatttatttttgggctttttgttcctttattgtagagacaggacagtggatagagctgtaaatcagggagagagagagagaggggaatgatatgcaggaaaggagccacaggtcgggtttgaacctgggctgcccgcttggagtacagcctctgtacatggggcgtgcgcactaaccactgcgccaccccAATTCAAGTACTCTTTTAGCccttagcttgtttttttaaaaacatatttctgagGCAAATGACAAAAAGGTGAAAAGAGATTTGGGTACAtcatgcagtaaatatcttcaGCCGAGGGACAGGCTGTAATCGTTAAGGGGGAAATCCTCCAGATCATAGTATGTCCATGTAAAGTGTCAGTAACATCGTTTCCTACCAGCACACGAGCGTTAGACAGCAAGTTGCAAAGAAGAGAATGTCTAACAGACGCAGTGTGAACAACAAGCATCTGTTAgatattttcttctttgcttGGTGTATTTTAGTTTTCTCCTTGAAAACATTGTAGCATCttgctttttgaaagaaaaccaaagaaaaGTGTTTCCCTCTCGTCCCCCGTCTGTGTCTATGTGAGTGACAGGAATGAAAATGGAAACGAGGCGCCGGGGGTAAAAATGCCACGTCGCACTGCGTCACTCGCCGACTGTTACGACACTCAAATAGGAAACAATCTAATCCAACTTTTTTATTGACTATCGCTCACTCCAGGACTCCATTATCATTGGCGCTCAAATATTGCAGCCGTTACATTTCGTAGCAATCCAAACACTTTTCATCATTTAGACTCCACAACATTTAACAATCACCCAGGTTAAGAAAATTCCCCTTACAGAGTTTAAATGGAAATGTCCTGTCTGCTTCCCTCTTCCAGCCCAGAGACGTGACCAACTTCACCGTGGGAGGATTTGCTCCGATGAGTCCTCGTATCAGCAGCCCCATGCACCACGGCGGAGGAGGTAAGAGTCCAAAAACcttcaaacaaacatcatcatcactcacTAAATCAGAAACGGGAGAACATCGCCACAAATAATGTCGCCGGCTGATGTTCTGCCAGTGATCTGCTCCTCTGTTTATTGTGTTTGAGAATTAAGTGCTTTCAGGATCAGATGACCAAACGGTTAAGTTGATCTCATTTACAGATGTTTACagatctgtctctctctctctctctctgtctctctctctctctgtcctctctctctcctctgtctctctctctgtctctctctctctcctctctctctgtctctctctctctctgtctctctctctctctgtctctctctctctgtctctctctctgtctctgtctctctctctgtctctctctctctctctctctctgtctctctctctctctgtctctctctctgtctctgtctctctctctctgtctctctctctctgtctctctctctgtctctgtctatctctctctctctctctctgtctctctctctgtctctgtctctctctctctgtctctctctctgtctctctctctgtctctctctctctctctgtctctctctctgtctctctctctctctgtcctctctctctgtctctgtctctctctctctgtctctctctctctgtctctctctctgtctctgtctatctctctctctctctctctgtctctctctctgtctctgtctatctctctctgtctctctcctctctctctctctctctctctgtctctctctctgtctctctctctctctgtctctctctctgtctctgtctctctctctgtctctctctctctctctgtctctctctctgcctctctctctcatcgctctctctctctctgtctctctctctctgtctctgtctctctctctctctgtctctctctctgtctctctctctgtctctctctctctctctctctgtctgtctctctctctgtctctctctctctctctctgtctctctctctctgtctctctctctctctgtctctctttctgtctctctctctctctctgtctctgtctctctctctctcgctctctctctgtctctctctctctctctctctcttgctttctctctcgctctcgctctctttctctcgctctctctctttctctctctctctctctcttgctttctctcgctctctgtctctctctcttgctctctctctctctcttgctttctctcgctctctctctctctgtctctctctctcgctttctctcgctctctctctgtctctgtctctctctctctctctctctctctctctcacttgctttctctcgctctctctctctctgtctctctctgtctctctgtctctctctctcttgctttctctctctctctgtctctctctctctctctctctctctctctctctcacttgctttctctcgctctctctctctctgtctctctctctcttgctttctctctctctctctcgctctctctgtctctctctctcttgctttctctctctctgtctctctctctctgtctctgtctctctttctctttctctctgtctctgtctctctgtctctctcgctctctctctctctctgtctctctctcgctctctctctctctctctctaaaggCAGAAAGCTTGAAAGTCTTTCTTGTTCTTGATATTAAAGAAGCTGATAAAGGGTCTCTGTCGAGTGTATTTGAAACATATCAGAGCGTAGTGGAGCGTGCTGTGGAAATATGAGCTTTGAGTAGAGTTGCAGTGGACCGTGGCGTAGTGCGTGGCGCTCATGGACCACAGCACGCTCGCAGCACAGCGGCGGTCGATAAAGATGAAGCAGCTGGTGTGTGATGCTGCAGTTTGATGcaggttgtgtgttttttttgtgtccttcAGGTGCtcaacagagaggaggaggaggagggggaggtggtggaggaggaggaggaggaggaggaggaatgggGCGGGGCCGAGGGCGGAGAGACAACGAGCTGATTGGTCAGACGGTCCGTATCTCCCAGGGTCCTTACAAAGGTGAGACTGTGACACCTGATCTCAGGATGAATAACTCATCACTGAGTCGACATCTTGTTTCATCGCTGCTTGGACTACAATGAATGATTTGCCTACATTTCCCAGGTTACATCGGTGTGGTGAAGGACGCCACAGAGTCGACGGCCCGAGTAGAGCTGCACTCCACCTGTCAGACCATCTCAGTAGACAGACAGCGCCTCACCACCATGTACGTACTCACAGTCACTCTCAGTCTCTTAACGCCTAAAACTCTGTTCATAAATCAAACATCCATCTTCTCTGACCGTGTTTGGAGCCTGGTAGCAGATTTATTACACAGAGGAAAAGGTCTTTTTAACCGCCGGTCAGTCGGTCAGTTAAACCTTTAACAACCTTCTTATCTGGATGCAGTCAGAGATCGTGTTAAATTAACCTTTTCctccacatttattttttttatttcattcaaacaaactattaagttaagaaaaacaaacaaacataaaatctcaaatttggaatgaaaaggagcagaaagaagacttaatcttataatatctgcccctctgTCACAAAGCAttcactaaaacaaaacaaaacacttaattcaaaaacatttaaaaggcaAACGCAGCCACTGGCAGCCCCATCGTAGGTCCTCCTTACCAATTCATTTTACACCGTACAAAGCATATCACAATACATTTTGTATGACATATTTtctcatatttattcaacaaacttgctttaattcttcttttaaatatcatgtttgattttgattctttagtttctctgttGAGATTGTTCCATTAAGATTCCCTTCACAGTAAAACAACGTTCCCTTAATTAAATAAACCAACTCTGATGGTTACGTGTTTATTAGTGTGTGACTGTtggcagcccccccccccccccacagaaACCTCTCCTCAACAGTTtggtagtcatgacgaccgacTTAAAAAACCTGCCttttctcagcttacattatttcctcacctccttctcttctctgcaGGGGCGCAAAGAGACCGAGTGGAATGACCTCCGCCCACGGCCGTACTCCCAGCTACGGCTCGCAGACTCCCATGTACGGTACGGGCTCCAGGACGCCCATGTACGGGTCTCAGACGCCGCTGCATGACGGTAAGAGCCTCGGCGTGatctcagcttcttttttttagttttctgacattttttccCACATGTGCTCATCGCTCCTTCTTTTTCCCCTCCAACAGGAAGTCGCACACCTCACTACGGCTCTCAGACCCCACTGCATGATGGGAGCAGGACGCCAGGTCAGAGCGGAGCCTGGGACCCCAGCAACCCCAACACACCTTCccggtaacacacacacacacacacacacacacacacacacacacacacacacacacacacacacacacacacacacgctcagcaTTTTCAGGTGTGTTTGCTATAAACacgtttcttttgttgtttttgatatatttttcggttttctttttcaggaacGACGAGGAGTACGACTTCGGCTTCGACGACGAGCCCTCACCGTCCCCTCAGGGCTACGGGGGGACCCCCAACCCCCAGACCCCGGGTTACCCAGAAGTCCCGTCTCCACAGGTCAACCCTCAGTACAACCCTCAGACACCTGGCACACCTGCTAtgtgagtgttttttctttttcatcagaTCAGATTTGATTGATGTCCCAGGACGTTCacactctgtctcacctgtcgtgtgtgtgtgtgtgtgtgtgtgtgtgtgtgtgtgtgcgtgtgcgtgcgtgcgtgcgtgtacgtgtgtgtgtgtgcgtgcatgcgtgtgctCAGGTATAACACCGAGCAGTATTCCCCCTACGCGGCACCGTCACCTCAGGGCTCATACCAGCCCAGCCCCAGTCCTCAGAGCTACCACCAGGTGGCGCCCTCGCCGGTCGGCTACCAGAACACACACTCTCCTGCCAGCTACCATCCGACGCCCTCGCCCATGGCGTACCAGGTAAGACATTAGGGGGTTGCGACCGTCACGCctcgctctgattggctggattACAAACAGTGCAGAAGTCTTTGAGCTTCTTAATTGGACATGTAGTGACTCTTGTTGCTCCCACAGGCTAGTCCCAGTCCCAGTCCTGTGGGCTACAGTCCCATGACGCCCGGAGCGCCCTCTCCTGGAGGTTACAACCCTCACACCCCTGGCTCCAACATCGAGCAGGGCGGCAGCGACTGGGTGACCACGGACATCCTGGTCCGGGTCAAGGACTCCCTCATGGACCTGATGGGACAGATGGGGGTCATCAGGAGCGTCAcggtaacaaacacacacacacacacacacacacacacacacacacacacacacacacacacacacacacacacacacacactagtgctgggcgatatggtCTAAATTTGATATGACTGGATATTTATcatattaaagtttataaatgtagtcTATAAAACTGAATCTCCACTGTATTAAAAAGAATATATCACTGATCCAGGAACATTACTTTAGATTctaaaaataacagtcaccaatttactcttgaaccattctgatgcaaaagtcaattacaacttttattaaatgaattgagctctaattataaacatattgtgtatttttcttatatttatgtgctcatgtttattcaccatgctgtaagagtctacttaatgtgatattaatatgaggctgtgatagatctggaatctctccttctttgttctctgtgagaaactcttcatccttacaTCTTTACTGTAGTCTGTagggacagcagtgaagcctCCAGCTGAACCTGCAATCAgctggactctgtcaatcaATCATCCGGGTCAGCGGGACACTTAGAATGTCGAGCTCTGCGTTAAGAGCCCTTTCTGTGGACGTAATTCGACCTCGctctcatctttctctttctcctccgtgttggTCGCTTGTAAGAGCGAGGCTCCTCAGCAGCAGGAGGGAagtctcctcagcagcaggagggaagtctcctcagcagcaggagGGAAGTCTCCTCCGCCCTTTCGTCTCCGAGCAACAAGCGCTGTTCCCGTTTCCAtatcaagcattaattaaatatcgatCGAATCAAGCTTCAcgatatatcgcccagcactaacacacacacacacacacacagtcatgagTGTTTGGACGGGGTCTGGCGCTTctagaaggttttttttatttttatttggatGATTTTTAACCTCCATGCGATAGGTCAGCTGAAGATCAGATGGTAAacgtttggaggagagagagtgcacATGGAGCGTGCTATAACCGCCCAGCTAGTcgcgccccccccccaaagaatATAAAACCACGACTGTGGAGAGAGAAGTGACAAAATAATGGTCAAATATTGGGGTGAGCCAAACTATTTCACGGATGGAAGAAAGCCTGAAACCACAAAGTCATTTTCTGCTTGATGGACATATTTATCATTACGACACTTAACTCTGGAAATGTCACAACGTGGTGAAGAAAATCTCTTTCAGGCGTTTTAATGACTCTGAAACCTCTGAGTGAGTAAAAAGTTCAAAGTGTGCCGAGGCGTTAGAGCGAGGCGTTGATGAACAGATGAACTAGAACAATGTTTCATTGAAGTGATCAGACTTTCCAGATGTTTAAACCCAGAGAGAGTTTGATTACTGAGGGAAACATCTGGTTCTGCTTCATCATGTTGTGTCTGATTAGAGAGaagatgatgtttttgtttcagaacaGAAATAGCTCTACACGATGAACGAATATAACCCGTTAGATCGACATCTGTCGAGTTTGCTCAACATTAAACACATATTTGTACGGATAAGAAGCCTTTAAAGATACTAAAGTTTTTGACGAGACGCGtcctgttacaactataaaatgacGGATTGCTCTGGCTTTGATATCTGTTAGATATATTTTGTTGTGGAGTTCTTACgtcacctcaaatatttccaacaaaggtttagtccattttaaaataatttagacattttaatgtaaaattctacatatttaAGCCTTTAAGACATAAACAAGTTACTCTTTAATCACACAAGCTCGACATCGGCAACTGGATCAAAGATTATAGCCCGTTAGCATCCTGTTAACTGAGCTAGCAGCCCGTTAGCATCCTGTTAACTGAGCTAGCAGCCCGTTAGCATCCTGTTAACTGAGCTAGCAGCCCGTTAGCATCCTGTTAACTGAGCTAGCAGCCCGTTAGCATCCTGTTAACTGAGCTAGCAGCCCGTTAGCATCCTGTTAACTGAGCTAGCAGCCCGTTAGCATCCTGTTAACTGAGCTAGCAGCCCGTTAGCATCCTGTTAACTGAGCTAGCAGCCCGTTAGCATCCTGTTAACTGAGCTAGCAGCCCGTTAGCATCCTGTTAACTGAGCTAGCAGCCCGTTAGCATCCTGTTAACTGAGCTAGCAGCCCGTTAGCATCCTGTTAACTGAGCTAGCAGCCCGTTAGCATCCTGTTAACTGAGCTAGCAGCTCGTTAGCATCCTGTTAACTGAGCTAGCAGTCCGTTAGCATCCTGTTAACTGAGCTAGCAGCCCGTTAGCATCCTGTTAACTGAGCTAGCAGTCCGTTAGCATCCTGTTAACTGAGCTAGCAGCCCGTTAGCATCCTGTTAACTGAGCTAGCAGCCCGTTAGCATCCTGTTAACTGAGCTAGCAGCCCGTTAGCATCCTGTTAACTGAGCTAGCAGCCCGTTAGCATCCTGTTAACTGAGCTAGCAGCCCGTTAGCATCCTGTTAACTGAGCTAGCAGCCCGTTAGCATCCTGTTAACTGAGCTAGCAGCCCGTTAGCATCCTGTTAACTGAGCTAGCAGTCCGTTAGCATCCTGTTAACTGAGCTAGCAGCCCGTTAGCATCCTGTTAACTGAGCTAGCAGTCCGTTAGCATCCTGTTAACTGAGCTAGCAGCCCGTTAGCATCCTGTTAACTGAGCTAGCAGCCCGTTAGCATCCTGTTAACTGAGCTAGCAGCCCGTTAGCATCCTGTTAACTGAGCTAGCAGCCCGTTAGCATCCTGTTAACTGAGCTAGCAGCTCGTTAGCATCCTGTTAACTGAGCTAGCAGCCCGTTAGCAcaaaagttcagtttttttttatcagatatCACGGAGAATCCTGCAGGAATGAAACTTCTGGTTATCTTGCTGCCGAACATTtaattaagtgtgtgtgtgtgtgtgtgtgtgtgtgtgtgtgtgtgtgtgtgtgtgtgtgtgtgtgtgtgtgtgtgtgtgtgtgtgtgtgtgtgtgtgtgtgtgtgtgtgtgtgtgtgtgtgtgtgtgtgtgtgtgtgtgtgtgtgtgtgtgtgtgtgtgtgcgtctgtctctgtctctctgtctgtgtgtgtgtgtgtgtgtgtgtgtgtgtgtgtgtgtgtgtgtgtgtgtgtgtgtgtgtgtgtgtgtgtgtgtgtgtgtgtgtgtgtgtgtgtgtgtgtgtgcgtctgtctctgtctctctgtctgtgtgtgtgtgtgtgtgtgtgtgtgtgtgtgtgtgtgtgtgtgtgtgtgtctgtgtgtctgtgtgtctgtgtctgtgtgtctgtgtgtctgtgtgtgtgtgtgtgtgtgtctgtctgtctgtctgtctgtctgtgtgtgtgtgtgtgtgtgtgtgtgtgtctctgtctgcgtgtctctgtgtgtgtgtgtgtgtgtgtctctgtctgcgtgtctctgtgtgtgtgtgtgtgtgtgtctctgtctgcgtgtctctgtgtgtgtgtgtgtgtgtgtgtgtgtgtgtgtctctgtctgtgtgtgtgtgtgtgtgtgtgtgtgtgtgtctctgtctgtgtgtttctgtgtgtctctgtgtgtgtgtctctgtctgcgtgggtgtgtttctgtgtgtgtctctgtgtgtgtgtttctgtgtctctctgtctgtgtgtgtgtgtgtgtgtgtgtgtgtgtgtctgtctgtctgtgtgtgtgtgtgtgtgtgtgtgtgtgtgtgcagggagggatgtgttcagtgttcatgCAGGAGTCAGAGAAGGTGGTCAGTATCAGCAGTGATCACCTGGAGCCCGTCACCCCGACCAAGAACAACAAGGTAAcagctctcgtctctcctcGTACGTCTGGAACACAAACTgttcaaacatgcagaaaataatctgcTGTCTCCTTCGTTC
Coding sequences within it:
- the supt5h gene encoding transcription elongation factor SPT5, with protein sequence MSDSDDSDFSDNQSERSSDGEAEEVENEEEAASPVGSDKVAEEEGEDLEDEEEYDEEEEEDDDERPRKKPRHGGFILDEADVDDEYEDEEDQWEEGAEDILEKEEAEVSNIDHVVLDEDHSGSRRLQNLWRDSREEALGEYYMRKYAKSSGGEHFSGGSEELSDDITQQQLLPGVKDPNLWTVKCKIGEERATAIALMRKFIAYQFTDTPLQIKSVVAPDHVKGYIYVESYKQTHVKSAIEGIGNLRMGLWNQQMVPIKEMTDVLKVVKEVTNLKPKSWVRLKRGLYKDDIAQVDYVEPSQNTISLKMIPRIDLDRIKAKMSLKDWFAKRKKFKRPSQRLFDAEKIRSLGGEVSHDGDFMIFEGNRYSRKGFLFKSFAMSAVITDGVKPTLSELEKFEDQPEGIDLEVVTESGKEREHNLQAGDNVEVCEGELINLQGKILSVDGNKITIMPKHEDLKDPLEFPAHELRKYFRMGDHVKVIAGRYEGDTGLIVRVEENFVILFSDLTMHELKVLPRDLQLCSETASGVDAGGQHEWGELVQLDPQTVGVIVRLERETFQVLNMHGKVMTVRHQAVNRRKDNRFAVALDSEQNNIHVKDIVKVIDGPHSGREGEIRHLFRGFAFLHCKKLVENGGMFVCKTRHLVLAGGSKPRDVTNFTVGGFAPMSPRISSPMHHGGGGAQQRGGGGGGGGGGGGGGGGGMGRGRGRRDNELIGQTVRISQGPYKGYIGVVKDATESTARVELHSTCQTISVDRQRLTTMGAKRPSGMTSAHGRTPSYGSQTPMYGTGSRTPMYGSQTPLHDGSRTPHYGSQTPLHDGSRTPGQSGAWDPSNPNTPSRNDEEYDFGFDDEPSPSPQGYGGTPNPQTPGYPEVPSPQVNPQYNPQTPGTPAMYNTEQYSPYAAPSPQGSYQPSPSPQSYHQVAPSPVGYQNTHSPASYHPTPSPMAYQASPSPSPVGYSPMTPGAPSPGGYNPHTPGSNIEQGGSDWVTTDILVRVKDSLMDLMGQMGVIRSVTGGMCSVFMQESEKVVSISSDHLEPVTPTKNNKVKVILGEDREATGILLSIDGDDGIVRMELDDQLKILNLRFLGRLEH